From one Dermacentor variabilis isolate Ectoservices chromosome 3, ASM5094787v1, whole genome shotgun sequence genomic stretch:
- the LOC142574981 gene encoding uncharacterized protein LOC142574981, whose protein sequence is MALRKKFKNMRKKAENCSEEMLVKKRHFLVKRKQQVASGEATNKKLCRLFDYSHLVAYGETAESLRLHNEWLQDNAGCQDEEAVRPRLLATAKERHEQLRSLTLSDALLLFPFLATEASLLVEFDLLFQRNVMEAMENGCKQLGYTILSFGEAEEVVAFSKVGSDDAVLAVLQFVGKRCKEIIDSIITQCATFGY, encoded by the exons ATGGCATtgagaaaaaaattcaagaaCATGCGTAAGAAGGCGGAGAATTGCTCTGAAGAAATGTTGGTGAAAAAAAGGCACTTTCTGGTCAAGCGGAAACAACAGGTGGCTTCTGGTGAAGCTACAAACAAGAAGTTATGCCGCCTTTTT GATTACAGTCATCTTGTAGCATATGGGGAAACTGCAGAGTCGTTGAGGCTGCACAACGAATGGCTTCAAGACAATGCTGGCTGCCAAGATGAAGAGGCAGTAAGGCCGAGGCTGCTTGCAACAGCAAAAGAGAGGCATGAACAACTTCGCAGCCTTACGCTGTCAGATGCTCTGTTGTTGTTCCCCTTTCTGGCAACTGAGGCATCG ctTCTTGTGGAGTTTGACCTACTTTTCCAAAGAAACGTGATGGAGGCAATGGAGAATGGCTGCAAGCAGCTTGGTTACACTATTCTGAGCTTTGGAGAGGCAGAAGAGGTTGTGGCATTTTCCAAAGTGGGATCCG ATGATGCTGTTTTGGCAGTTCTGCAGTTTGTAGGAAAGCGCTGCAAGGAAATCATAGACAGCATCATTACGCAG TGTGCTACATTTGGCTATTAA
- the LOC142574982 gene encoding uncharacterized protein LOC142574982 codes for MAGTVCLAILEDGQRKKISLPNGAYGELLLALRSLTDINDTTLIQMYDEELEDYVDLDMHSNIPNKVRIRLARRIALQMDHAGPAFAVRGGGNTEMTQSSAVTECAEEGQHVQSVPLEKEKDYLDFVLPSFDHYEEMLRRKVPINCAVRRAIINKLFAACFKIAWYPSRQLYRVAAERLVSAYPHLADIVGSGNGLR; via the exons ATGGCAGGCACAGTTTGCCTCGCAATCCTGGAGGATGGCCAAAGAAAGAAGATTTCGCTGCCAAACGGCGCCTACGGCGAATTGCTGCTTGCTTTACGCTCTCTGACCGACATCAATGACACCACTCTG ATCCAGATGTACGATGAGGAGCTTGAAGATTACGTTGACTTGGATATGCACAGCAACATCCCAAACAAGGTCAGAATAAGATTGGCACGGAGGATAGCCCTTCAAATGGAT CATGCAGGCCCTGCGTTTGCTGTTCGAGGTGGAGGCAACACGGAAATGACTCAGTCTAG TGCTGTTACAGAATGTGCAGAGGAGGGGCAGCATGTACAGTCTGTGCCGTTGGAGAAGGAGAAGGACTACTTAGATTTTGTACTACCCTCTTTTGACCATTACGAGGAAATGCTTCGTAGAAAAGTCCCGATTAATTGTGCAGTGCGACGTGCCATTATCAACAAGCTGTTTGCAGCTTGCTTCAAGATAGCTTG GTACCCTTCTAGACAGTTGTACCGCGTAGCCGCCGAGAGGCTTGTCAGTGCATACCCACACCTTGCTGACATAGTTGGCAGCGGAAATGGCCTG AGATGA